The following coding sequences are from one Oncorhynchus clarkii lewisi isolate Uvic-CL-2024 chromosome 20, UVic_Ocla_1.0, whole genome shotgun sequence window:
- the LOC139376731 gene encoding E3 SUMO-protein ligase ZBED1-like, protein MSKRSVVWQHFIVVMDDAKKVECKLCKQRFAYHSSTTNMTYHLKTAHPQYSTSASTASSGLTQTTLDQNSPISEQRKREITDGIVDFIALDMRPVNLIEGVGFKDMMKILEPGYTVPKRETVMHALTAKYETTKEKVLESIKNSQAVSFTTDMWTSLRMESYMTVTAHFITEAWGLQCLVLETKQMEENHTAATIAQRLGEVADKYEIPGCKRVAVVHDNAANMILCADILGREEKWAGVKGIRCAGHTLQLCINATLNQDPICRTVVAARLLVAHFKKRTKARKGLKEKQKEQKVVEHVLIQDVSMRWNSSQTMLARLIEQRLPVTAVLSDPNYTGENERNLDLTLAQWNMAEDISNVLKPIVTLTELQSEEENASLSATIPMLANLKRRHLAPVEDDSPTTKSLKTRLVEESDNRWQLKDRLFESSIYVQAAVVDPRFKLLSFLDDAKRDVAYIKVSQLADRLSAEGDRDSSTPTDEEVPAPKRKKTDKEREIDMLMCGDEGEKEFPGDSKKEVKYYLQDRTKVDAGPLAWWGKNEDRYPRLARAAKYLLSIPATSTPSERIFSKAGFIFNKTRSCLLPENVDKLVFLSHNLKRLGK, encoded by the exons ATGTCGAAAAGGTCTGTAGTATGGCAGCATTTCATTGTAGTAATGGATGACGCCAAAAAAGTGGAATGCAAACTCTGCAAACAGCGGTTTGCTTATCATAGTTCGACAACGAATATGACATATCACTTGAAAACA GCGCATCCCCAGTACAGCACGAGCGCCTCCACTGCTAGCTCAGGTTTAACCCAAACCACCTTGGACCAGAATTCCCCAATCTCAGAACAAAGAAAGCGAGAGATAACGGATGGTATCGTGGACTTCATTGCCTTGGACATGAGGCCCGTTAACCTGATAGAGGGCGTGGGATTTAAGGATATGATGAAAATCTTGGAGCCTGGTTACACTGTTCCCAAGAGAGAGACTGTTATGCATGCTCTGACAGCGAAATATGAGACCACAAAAGAGAAGGTTTTGGAGTCTATCAAAAACAGTCAGGCAGTAAGTTTTACAACCGACATGTGGACCTCACTGAGGATGGAGTCATACATGACCGTAACTGCCCATTTCATTACGGAGGCCTGGGGACTGCAGTGTCTTGTGCTGGAGACAAAGCAAATGGAGGAGAATCACACCGCCGCCACCATTGCGCAGAGACTTGGAGAAGTGGCCGACAAATACGAAATCCCAGGATGTAAAAGGGTCGCTGTGGTACACGACAACGCCGCAAATATGATTTTGTGTGCAGATATACTGGGGCGGGAGGAGAAATGGGCAGGCGTTAAAGGAATCAGATGTGCTGGACACACCTTACAGCTGTGCATCAACGCCACTCTCAATCAAGACCCCATCTGTCGCACTGTGGTTGCAGCCAGACTCCTTGTGGCTCATTTTAAGAAGCGAACAAAAGCAAGAAAGGGACTAAAGGAGAAACAAAAAGAACAAAAGGTGGTTGAACATGTCCTGATCCAAGACGTTTCCATGCGGTGGAATTCTTCTCAGACCATGTTAGCGCGTCTGATAGAACAGAGATTGCCTGTAACAGCAGTGCTCTCCGACCCCAACTACACTGGGGAAAATGAACGCAACCTTGATCTCACCCTAGCGCAATGGAACATGGCAGAGGACATTTCAAATGTGCTGAAGCCCATTGTCACCCTGACTGAGCTGCAGTCCGAAGAGGAAAATGCATCCTTATCTGCAACCATACCCATGCTGGCCAACCTCAAACGCCGCCACTTGGCACCAGTGGAGGACGACAGCCCCACCACTAAGAGTCTTAAAACAAGGCTGGTGGAGGAATCTGACAACAGATGGCAGCTCAAAGACCGACTATTTGAGAGTAGTATATACGTCCAAGCAGCAGTCGTAGACCCCCGCTTCAAGCTGCTTTCGTTCCTTGACGATGCAAAACGGGACGTAGCCTACATCAAAGTGTCCCAGCTGGCCGACCGGTTGAGcgctgagggagacagagacagctcTACACCCACGGATGAAGAGGTACCCGCaccaaaaagaaaaaaaacagataaggAGCGGGAGATTGATATGCTAAtgtgtggagatgagggagagaaagagtttCCGGGGGATAGCAAAAAAGAAGTTAAGTATTATCTCCAAGATAGAACGAAAGTCGACGCTGGACCACTAGCTTGGTGGGGGAAAAATGAGGACAGGTATCCGAGGCTGGCCAGAGCAGCGAAATACCTCCTCTCGATTCCGGCGACCTCTACTCCATCAGAGCGGATATTTTCCAAGGCAGGGTTTATATTCAATAAAACGAGGAGCTGCCTTCTGCCCGAAAATGTTGACAAGCTGGTGTTCCTGTCGCATAACTTGAAAAGATTGGGGAAGTAG